TAGATGTTGTGCTTCCTTTACAATAATAACTTGTCGGTCGGCCATCATAGGAAAACGTTTTGCATGGCTTACAATTTCATCAATGGAAACATCTTTGCCATATAAAACCATTTGATTAAACCCTTTCTCCTCTTCAGTGAGTACCTTATCCGCTATATATGAAGAAATCTTATCTATAAAAAATGCCTCTTCCCCAAAAAGAAAATAGATAGGCTTTATGTTTCCCTTCTTTATTTCATTGACTATTTGTAGCGCTTCGTCCATTGGAAAAAAATCATCAAATTTGTAACATGCAGCCCCTTAACTTTCCGAGGTACACCTTTAGGTTCAAAAATAGTCAAAATACAGCCCTGATTTTTGACATGGTTCGCAAAAAGTTTGTGGTATTGACTCCAGAGGAATGGGTAAGACAGCATGTGCTAAAGTTTCTGGTCCAAGAAAAAAAATATCCGTTAAGTCATATCAATGTAGAAAAGCAACTTGTCTACAACGGTTTGAAAAAACGTTACGATGTAGTGGTTTTTAATCCGGACGGAAGTATTCATTTATTGGTAGAATGTAAGGCACCCCACGTTTCCATTGCCCAAAAAACCTTTGATCAAATAGCGCAATACAATTTTAACCTTAATGCCACCTATTTATTGCTCACCAATGGATTGGAACACTATACTTGCCAAATGCTTTTCAAAGAGGAAAAATATAAGTTTTTAAAGGAGATTCCTGAATTTAGCCGTTAATTTGCAAGCGTTTTGAAGATAGCCATTGTCATACTCAATTGGAATGGAGAGGTACTCCTTGAGCGCTACCTTCCTTCGGTAATTAAATTTTCCGAAGGACTTGCAGATATTTATGTTGCCGACAATGCTTCCACGGATGACTCCATACCATTTATAAAAAAGCATTACCCCAAAATCAAATGCATACAAAATTCCACAAACGGTGGATTTGCAAAAGGGTATAACGATGCGCTACGGTTTGTGAACGCCGATATTTTCTGCCTTTTAAATTCAGATGTAGAGGTAACTGAAGGTTGGTTGGACCCAGTTATTGATTTTTTTTCGGAGCATCTGGATGCGGCTATCGTGCAACCTAAAATATTGGACCTGTTAAAAAAGGACCATTTTGAATATGCCGGGGCTGCCGGAGGTTTTATAGACCAATTAGGTTATCCATTTTGTAGGGGAAGGATTTTCCAAAGTTTGGAAAAGGATCAAGGACAATATGATGATATCCAGGAAATCTTTTGGGCCACTGGCGCCTGTATGTTCGTGCGTTCAAAAGTATTTTGGGAATTAGGTGGTTTTGACCCCGATTATTTTGCACATCAGGAAGAAGTAGATTTTTGTTGGAGGGCCAAAAACCATGGATATAAGGTTTTTTATATAGGAACTTCCAGGGTATATCATCTAGGTGGTTCTACTTTAAGCAACATGAATCCAAAAAAGACGTATCTTAATTTTAGGAATTCCCTATTTTCCATTACCAAAAACCTTCCCAGAAGAAAGGCTTTTATCATAATTTTTATTAGATTGCTCTTGGATGGTATTGCGGCACTGCGATTCGTATTACAATTTAGAATGAAGCACTGCTGGGCCATATTAAGGGCACATTTGAGCTTTTACAGACAATTTGGACGTATGTATGGAAAGCGGGAAAAAGCTAATTTTATTATAAAATACTATATTGTAAAATCCATAGTATGGTCTTATTTCGTAAATGGAATAAAGAATTTTAACATTTTAGTAAAAGATTAACGAAGAACCCCCATAAGCGAATGTCAAAAACTATAATTTTGACTGCGTTTATTAAAACGAGTAAATAACAAACATTAATAGAGTTAAACAATTATGAAAAAAATCATTTTAGGCTGTCTTGGAGTAACGCTACTATTATCCTCCTGTGTTTCACAGAAGAAATATGCTGATCTTGAGGCGAAACAGAAAGAGACACAAGATTTATTGAATTCGGCCACTGTAAAGTTGAACGATTGTTTGGAAGAAAAGGCTACGGCTTCATCTAGGCTTCAAACTTTGGAAGATCAAAATGCATTCCTAAAAGCCAACAATCAAGAATTGATCAACAACATGGGCAACCTTACCACATTGACCACCAAAGGTGCCGAGAACTTGGAAAAATCTTTGGAAAGCCTTAAGGAAAAAGATTTAACCATTCGCAAATTGAACGATGCAATTACCAGAAGAGACTCAGTAAACCTTTCTTTGGTTCAGAGCTTAAAAGGTGTTTTAGGCAATTTGGACGATGAAGATATTGAAATCAGCGTAGAGAAAGGTGTTGTTTTTGTATCCATTTCCGACAAGTTATTGTTTAGCAGCGGAAGCTATAACGTAACCAACAGAGCTAAAGAAGTTCTTGGAAAGGTAGCTAAGGTTGTAAACAACAAGCCTGATTTTGAGTTTATGGTAGAAGGTCACACAGACGACGTCCCTTACACTGCCGGTAGACCTGTGTTATTGGATAACTGGGATTTAAGTGTAAAGCGAGCAACAGCAGTTGTTAGAATTTTACAAAACGATTTTGGTGTTGATCCTAAGCGTATGACCGCTGCTGGTAGATCAGAATATGTACCTGTATCTCAAACAGAAAAATCCAAAAATAGAAGAACTAGAATTGTTGTTCTTCCAAAAATCGATCAGTTTTATAGTATGATCGAAGAAGGAATGAAAGATCCTGCCATTGGTGGAGGAAAATAATTTTCTTTATATAACATTAAATAAAAAGCGGCTCGAGGGAGCCGCTTTTTTTATTCCGATTATTTTCTCATTTTGAGATAATCCTTTAAAACCAATAGAAATAGGCCAAACCAAATTAAACGATAAAACCAGATATTCATTTCAAATCCAAAAAATTGCCCCGTATCTCCCATGCCGAAAAAGCTATAAATAATCGTTACCACAG
This window of the Maribacter cobaltidurans genome carries:
- a CDS encoding OmpA family protein, with protein sequence MKKIILGCLGVTLLLSSCVSQKKYADLEAKQKETQDLLNSATVKLNDCLEEKATASSRLQTLEDQNAFLKANNQELINNMGNLTTLTTKGAENLEKSLESLKEKDLTIRKLNDAITRRDSVNLSLVQSLKGVLGNLDDEDIEISVEKGVVFVSISDKLLFSSGSYNVTNRAKEVLGKVAKVVNNKPDFEFMVEGHTDDVPYTAGRPVLLDNWDLSVKRATAVVRILQNDFGVDPKRMTAAGRSEYVPVSQTEKSKNRRTRIVVLPKIDQFYSMIEEGMKDPAIGGGK
- a CDS encoding type I restriction enzyme HsdR N-terminal domain-containing protein, with the translated sequence MQPLNFPRYTFRFKNSQNTALIFDMVRKKFVVLTPEEWVRQHVLKFLVQEKKYPLSHINVEKQLVYNGLKKRYDVVVFNPDGSIHLLVECKAPHVSIAQKTFDQIAQYNFNLNATYLLLTNGLEHYTCQMLFKEEKYKFLKEIPEFSR
- a CDS encoding glycosyltransferase family 2 protein — its product is MKIAIVILNWNGEVLLERYLPSVIKFSEGLADIYVADNASTDDSIPFIKKHYPKIKCIQNSTNGGFAKGYNDALRFVNADIFCLLNSDVEVTEGWLDPVIDFFSEHLDAAIVQPKILDLLKKDHFEYAGAAGGFIDQLGYPFCRGRIFQSLEKDQGQYDDIQEIFWATGACMFVRSKVFWELGGFDPDYFAHQEEVDFCWRAKNHGYKVFYIGTSRVYHLGGSTLSNMNPKKTYLNFRNSLFSITKNLPRRKAFIIIFIRLLLDGIAALRFVLQFRMKHCWAILRAHLSFYRQFGRMYGKREKANFIIKYYIVKSIVWSYFVNGIKNFNILVKD